A window of the Lactuca sativa cultivar Salinas chromosome 7, Lsat_Salinas_v11, whole genome shotgun sequence genome harbors these coding sequences:
- the LOC111898439 gene encoding uncharacterized protein LOC111898439 produces the protein MYIAVALDGNHEPLLIAFALGTINCDNSWLWFMRRLKDCFDDNTEFGFISHMSDSIDFAFHRVYADSYHDYCCKNIAEKIRASIGSNTVVEQLFWKTCKVYNLSQFYACLNNLKNEVNGNDLHWLDNIPIAKWVRACFPRVRFNVKFIDILDVVNWFKTNTHEFPTTTTIEMVHDSMQAVCLRRAAFGVDFTGDFHNLLTLYALKVIHKRFIHSDGCRTTHIVGDRYEVTKYSTTEYVQLDRSICSCGKWQKCGIPCEHAIASLHRLEIAEIHQMVNLKLSTVAYRNAYQTETVNPIPTLRYWEKPVESVVVLPPRQFN, from the exons ATGTACATTGCTGTTgctttagatggaaatcatgaaccCCTTCTCATAGCGTTTGCCTTGGGAACCATAAACTGTGACAATTCATGGTTATGGTTCATGAGGAGGCTTAAAGATTGTTTCGATGACAATACAGAATTTGGTTTCATAAGCCATATGTCTGATTCTATAGACTTTGCATTCCACAGAGTCTACGCTGATTCATATCATGACTATTGTTGTAAAAATATAGCCGAGAAAATACGCGCTTCCATCGGAAGCAATACAGTCGTAGAGCAGTTGTTCTGGAAGACGTGTAAAGTGTATAATTTATCTCAATTTTATGCATGtttgaacaatttaaaaaatGAGGTTAATGGGAATGATCTTCATTGGCTTGACAATATTCCCATTGCAAAATGGGTACGAGCTTGTTTTCCAAGAGTACGTTTCAATGTTAAATTCATTGACATTCTCGATGTTGTCAATTGGTTTAAAACAAACACGCATGAgtttccaacaacaacaaccattgaAATGGTTCATGACTCGATGCAAGCAGTGTGTCTTCGACGTGCTGCATTTGGAG TTGATTTCACAGGGGATTTCCATAATCTTCTAACCCTTTATGCACTTAAGGTGATTCATAAAAGATTTATCCACTCGGATGGTTGTAGGACTACGCATATTGTTGGCGATAGATATGAAGTGACTAAGTATTCAACAACCGAATATGTCCAATTAGACCGTAGTATTTGTAGTTGCGGTAAATGGCAAAAATGCGGTATACCTTGTGAGCATGCTATAGCTTCACTACACAGACTCGAAATTGCAGAAATCCATCAAATGGTAAATTTAAAGTTAAGTACAGTGGCGTATCGAAATGCTTATCAAACTGAGACGGTCAATCCTATTCCAACCCTTAGGTATTGGGAAAAACCAGTCGAAAGTGTTGTGGTCTTACCTCCACGCCAATTCAATTGA
- the LOC111898442 gene encoding uncharacterized protein LOC111898442 produces MFSYCRFIGFAINKNLQQSAARVHVYPSNFFSTLPAHPNHKDSNLVDDIRPTGSGLGLGSETGADFDRVNVVKSTATPSSSTYERRENESFVAETAKQGVAKALETGLEIGEMAKKTLDNMWDITKDTTNMVKEAVTSDPEEKNDVPPTDQFVDDLRKRADGYDLKKKG; encoded by the exons ATGTTTTCGTACTGCAGGTTCATCGGCTTCGCCATTAACAAAAATCTTCAGCAATCCGCAGCTAGGGTTCATGTCTATCCCTCTAACTTCTTTTCCACTCTACCCGCACATCCTAATCACAAG GATTCGAATTTGGTTGATGATATCAGGCCAACCGGATCGGGATTGGGATTGGGATCGGAAACTGGTGCAGATTTTGATCGTGTAAACGTAGTGAAATCAACTGCAACTCCGTCATCTTCTACCTATGAAAGAAGGGAGAACGAGAGTTTCGTGGCGGAGACGGCGAAGCAAGGAGTTGCGAAAGCTTTGGAAACTGGATTGGAAATCGGAGAAATGGCTAAAAAAACGTTGGATAATATGTGGGATATTACGAAGGATACTACTAATATGGTGAAGGAGGCGGTGACCAGCGACCCGGAGGAGAAAAATGATGTTCCGCCGACTGATCAATTTGTTGATGATCTGAGGAAGCGCGCCGACGGTTatgatttgaagaagaaaggtTAA